In one window of Streptomyces sp. FXJ1.172 DNA:
- a CDS encoding 2Fe-2S iron-sulfur cluster-binding protein → MARFHPLQVASVDRVTDDSVSLTFTVPPALREEYRHSPGQHLALRRRVDGREIRRTYSICSPAPDPAGPGPSALRVGVRMVEGGAFSAYALKEINVGDVLEVMTPAGRFTLDPAPGLYAAIVGGSGITPVLSIVSTLLAREPAARFCLIRGDRTAASTMFLEEVADLKDRYPQRLQLVTVLSREEQQAGLPSGRLDRERLTGLLPALLPVDRVAGWFLCGPYGLVQGAEQALRKLSVERSRIHQEIFHVDAGSPPASTAQAPAHSAVTARLDGRGGTWPVRDGETLLETVLRNRPDAPYACKGGVCGTCRAFLVSGEVRMDRNFALETEETEAGYVLACQSHPLTEQVELDFDR, encoded by the coding sequence ATGGCACGCTTCCACCCGCTCCAGGTGGCCTCGGTCGACCGGGTCACCGACGACTCCGTCTCCCTCACCTTCACCGTCCCGCCCGCACTGCGCGAGGAGTACCGGCACTCACCCGGCCAGCACCTGGCGCTGCGCCGCAGAGTCGACGGCAGGGAGATCCGGCGCACGTACTCGATCTGCTCCCCGGCCCCCGATCCGGCCGGCCCGGGCCCGAGCGCCCTGCGGGTCGGCGTACGGATGGTGGAGGGCGGCGCCTTCTCCGCCTACGCGCTGAAGGAGATCAACGTCGGCGACGTGCTGGAGGTGATGACCCCGGCCGGCCGCTTCACCCTGGACCCGGCGCCGGGGCTGTACGCGGCGATCGTCGGCGGCAGCGGCATCACCCCCGTGCTGTCCATCGTCTCCACGCTGCTGGCCCGCGAACCGGCTGCCCGGTTCTGCCTGATACGCGGTGACCGTACGGCCGCCTCGACGATGTTCCTGGAGGAGGTCGCCGACCTGAAGGACCGCTACCCGCAGCGGCTTCAGCTGGTGACCGTGCTCTCACGGGAGGAACAGCAGGCGGGCCTGCCGTCCGGTCGGCTCGACCGTGAGCGGCTGACCGGACTGCTTCCCGCGCTGCTGCCGGTCGACCGGGTCGCGGGGTGGTTCCTGTGCGGGCCCTACGGGCTGGTGCAGGGCGCGGAGCAGGCGCTGCGCAAGCTGTCCGTGGAACGGTCCCGCATCCACCAGGAGATCTTCCACGTGGACGCGGGTTCGCCCCCGGCCTCCACCGCCCAGGCCCCCGCGCACAGCGCGGTCACCGCCCGGCTCGACGGACGCGGCGGCACCTGGCCGGTGCGCGACGGCGAGACGCTGCTGGAGACGGTCCTGCGCAACCGCCCCGACGCGCCCTACGCCTGCAAGGGCGGAGTGTGCGGCACGTGCCGGGCCTTCCTGGTCTCCGGCGAGGTCCGCATGGACCGCAACTTCGCGCTGGAGACGGAGGAGACGGAGGCCGGGTACGTGCTGGCCTGCCAGTCGCATCCGCTGACGGAGCAGGTGGAGCTGGACTTCGACCGCTGA